The following are from one region of the Osmia bicornis bicornis chromosome 8, iOsmBic2.1, whole genome shotgun sequence genome:
- the LOC114875237 gene encoding cuticle protein 21-like isoform X2: protein MVSKFIAFAAFVAAANAGILREAPLTYAPAAHLSYAHAAPLAYSAPVAVAPVAKTLVAAPVAKAVVAKTVDADYDPHPQYSYAYDVHDSLTGDAKSQQESRDGDVVQGSYSLVEPDGTKRTVDYTADPVNGFNAVVRKEPAAVAVKAVAHAAPLTYAASAPVLAAPVAKYAAPIAHAPAVYAAKVAAPYTVAHAAPYTVAHAAPYTVAHAAPYAVAHAAPYAVAHAAPIGYSAHPVSYAKSK, encoded by the exons ATGGTCTCCAAG TTCATCGCCTTCGCCGCGTTCGTGGCCGCCGCCAACGCCGGAATCCTGCGGGAAGCCCCTTTGACCTACGCACCCGCTGCACACTTATCCTACGCTCATGCCGCCCCATTGGCTTACTCTGCGCCAGTTGCTGTAGCTCCCGTGGCCAAGACGTTAGTCGCGGCTCCAGTGGCTAAGGCCGTGGTTGCCAAGACTGTGGACGCTGACTACGACCCTCATCCCCAATACAGCTACGCCTACGACGTGCACGATAGCCTGACCGGTGACGCCAAGAGCCAACAGGAGAGCCGTGACGGAGACGTAGTCCAGGGTAGCTACTCTCTCGTCGAACCCGACGGCACCAAGCGCACCGTCGACTACACCGCTGACCCAGTCAACGGATTCAACGCGGTAGTCCGCAAGGAGCCAGCAGCCGTTGCCGTGAAAGCCGTCGCCCATGCCGCACCCTTGACCTATGCCGCTTCTGCGCCAGTTCTTGCCGCTCCAGTCGCCAAATATGCCGCCCCCATCGCACACGCTCCAGCAGTATACGCCGCCAAAGTAGCCGCACCGTACACCGTTGCCCATGCCGCACCGTACACCGTTGCCCATGCCGCACCGTACACCGTTGCCCATGCCGCCCCATACGCCGTGGCCCATGCCGCCCCATACGCCGTGGCTCACGCAGCACCCATCGGCTATTCAGCCCACCCCGTCTCGTACGCCAA GTCAAAGTGA
- the LOC114875237 gene encoding cuticle protein 21-like isoform X1 — translation MVSKFIAFAAFVAAANAGILREAPLTYAPAAHLSYAHAAPLAYSAPVAVAPVAKTLVAAPVAKAVVAKTVDADYDPHPQYSYAYDVHDSLTGDAKSQQESRDGDVVQGSYSLVEPDGTKRTVDYTADPVNGFNAVVRKEPAAVAVKAVAHAAPLTYAASAPVLAAPVAKYAAPIAHAPAVYAAKVAAPYTVAHAAPYTVAHAAPYTVAHAAPYAVAHAAPYAVAHAAPIGYSAHPVSYAKYAAAPALTYAQPHYL, via the exons ATGGTCTCCAAG TTCATCGCCTTCGCCGCGTTCGTGGCCGCCGCCAACGCCGGAATCCTGCGGGAAGCCCCTTTGACCTACGCACCCGCTGCACACTTATCCTACGCTCATGCCGCCCCATTGGCTTACTCTGCGCCAGTTGCTGTAGCTCCCGTGGCCAAGACGTTAGTCGCGGCTCCAGTGGCTAAGGCCGTGGTTGCCAAGACTGTGGACGCTGACTACGACCCTCATCCCCAATACAGCTACGCCTACGACGTGCACGATAGCCTGACCGGTGACGCCAAGAGCCAACAGGAGAGCCGTGACGGAGACGTAGTCCAGGGTAGCTACTCTCTCGTCGAACCCGACGGCACCAAGCGCACCGTCGACTACACCGCTGACCCAGTCAACGGATTCAACGCGGTAGTCCGCAAGGAGCCAGCAGCCGTTGCCGTGAAAGCCGTCGCCCATGCCGCACCCTTGACCTATGCCGCTTCTGCGCCAGTTCTTGCCGCTCCAGTCGCCAAATATGCCGCCCCCATCGCACACGCTCCAGCAGTATACGCCGCCAAAGTAGCCGCACCGTACACCGTTGCCCATGCCGCACCGTACACCGTTGCCCATGCCGCACCGTACACCGTTGCCCATGCCGCCCCATACGCCGTGGCCCATGCCGCCCCATACGCCGTGGCTCACGCAGCACCCATCGGCTATTCAGCCCACCCCGTCTCGTACGCCAAGTACGCCGCTGCCCCGGCCCTGACCTACGCTCAACCTCACTATTTGTAA
- the LOC114875235 gene encoding cuticle protein 21-like, protein MVFTMVQRLSSLIELFVLGVVRFLAQFCATLRPQVGWPSKVPSPSYVSLPIGPAHGSIKAENNPSVVSFALQTYRSRDLPIEQAAMAFKFIAFATLVAAANAGILREAPLSYAPAAPLTYTHAAPFAYSAPVAVAAPVAKAVVAAPVAKAVVAKTVDADYDPHPQYSYAYDVHDSLTGDAKSQQESRDGDVVQGSYSLLEADGTRRIVDYTADPVNGFNAVVRKEAAAAAPIVAAAPVAKIAAAPVAYAAPFAKIAAAPAVAYAAPLAKYAAAPVAYAAPAHAYIH, encoded by the exons ATGGTGTTCACGATGGTCCAACGACTATCGTCACTGATCGAATTGTTCGTGTTGGGTGTGGTCCGATTTCTTGCTCAATTTTGTGCCACTTTGCGGCCGCAAGTCGGGTGGCCGTCGAAGGTACCGTCACCCAGTTACGTCAGCTTACCCATAGGTCCTGCTCACGGGAGTATAAAAGCCGAAAACAACCCGTCAGTGGTATCATTCGCATTACAGACGTACAGATCAAGAGATCTACCGATCGAGCAAGCAGCAATGGCCTTCAAG TTTATCGCCTTCGCCACCCTGGTAGCAGCCGCCAATGCCGGGATCTTACGGGAAGCTCCTCTGTCCTACGCCCCCGCCGCTCCCTTAACTTACACCCATGCCGCTCCATTCGCTTACTCTGCGCCAGTTGCCGTGGCAGCCCCCGTCGCCAAGGCAGTGGTCGCGGCTCCAGTGGCTAAGGCTGTGGTTGCCAAGACTGTGGACGCCGACTACGACCCTCATCCCCAATACAGCTACGCCTACGACGTGCACGACAGCCTGACCGGCGACGCCAAGAGCCAACAGGAGAGCCGCGACGGAGACGTAGTCCAGGGTAGCTACTCTCTCCTGGAAGCTGATGGAACTAGACGCATCGTCGACTACACCGCCGACCCCGTTAACGGATTCAACGCTGTCGTTCGCAAAGAAGCTGCCGCCGCCGCTCCTATCGTTGCTGCCGCACCTGTAGCCAAGATTGCCGCTGCTCCAGTTGCCTATGCTGCTCCCTTTGCCAAGATCGCAGCTGCCCCAGCTGTGGCCTACGCTGCTCCACTCGCGAAATACGCCGCTGCCCCCGTTGCTTATGCTGCCCCAGCCCACGCTTACATCCACTGA
- the LOC114875224 gene encoding structural maintenance of chromosomes protein 6: protein MANDVRSRTKRKSGGTDECPSKRSRGKDDAFHFTKECKTGKIKKILVRNFMCHDALEVILNPNVNFIIGRNGSGKSAILTALTVGLGAKANITSRGASVKNFIKKGKNSAIIEVLLLNTGPMAYKSDIYGDSITVTRNIGSASSYKIRNWKGDVVSTKRKELDNILRAMNIQIDNPIAVLNQDISRTFLVSSKSEEKYELFMKATFLDIIGNNYKEAELTCQEEYGKLQQYNETLSEARNEVEQLKENIKRAEGIDKLRDEVVNLDKELLWAIAIREEKKLQKVEEVFKHCENSLKELQDSESSTEAKEEEINKKIQTLEQEIKQAEHEINSSSEAYNKVRQKHSVNKDTHATKVHEWRSIQSKIKRFEDDIKMIQKEIQRLESGDNAEQNKRNEMKQQLANFQEKLNEVEALLRTKKTYKMQLESDEMRLLKEIQSSKLEINSCENRMQKIKRELSARKQCSDNALTVFGRHIPRLLRRIDEEHASGQFKEKPRGPLGKYIKIKDPTWAPAVENYLGSDTFTTFCVDNSYDAKVLNRIMKEIYLNDKTPQIICSKFYHKVHDVGAHCTYSPNYSNLLNIMDISDPVVANCLIDQREVECVMLIPTSTEAADIMSDSSKVPRNCKRAFTQQGDTFYPDPHYRTYGGPRYLKSKFLQVSVRDTINALEEEISTVENEKQMAMQSYGTLVEKQKRIRAELISVSENITKLNANQNRCKASINDLKEEIESNETASIALFKSELNELEKKLQEGKCEESRLNENVVELQKTVERLEEEVKRCRETRQSLDSKVNNLRENIKELINEKEEMHAKFQHAAKRLQALQQALQNATADFERQQRCTKKAVSDAAAQCEKINTDRSVSELERSSKELKAKIRQIELQFGTIDKLRKELKQKEAKFGKNLQLISKMDISYKLQLKRLEERKQSFSEMKHMYGKNIQRSFSNVLALRNKKGTINIDHGRKKLELEVHSQNDNKKPINDARSLSGGERSYSTVAFILALWDCTGLPFYFLDEFDVFMDKVNRRVIMDILLDHAKTHPQSQFVFLTPLDTSNVLKEDHITIHQLAEPERVG, encoded by the exons ATGGCAAATGATGTTAGAAGTAGAACAAAAAGGAAATCTGGAGGAACAGATGAATGCCCTTCAAAACGGTCAAGAGGAAAAGATGATGCTTTTCATTTTACGAAAGAA TGTAAAACtggcaaaataaaaaaaattctagtACGAAATTTTATGTGCCATGATGCCCTGGAAGTAATATTAAATCcaaatgtaaattttatcaTTGGTCGCAACGGAAGCGGAAAAAGTGCGATATTAACAGCATTGACGGTCGGCCTTGGTGCAAAAGCAAATATTACTAGTCGCGGTGCATCTGTAAAaa ATTTCATAAAGAAGGGGAAAAACTCGGCAATAATTGAAGTATTGTTACTTAACACGGGTCCTATGGCTTATAAATCAGATATTTACGGTGATTCGATAACAGTTACTCGTAATATTGGAAGTGCGTCGTCTTACAAAATAAGGAATTGGAAAg GGGATGTGGTATCTACAAAACGAAAAGAGTTAGATAATATATTAAGAGCGATGAATATTCAGATAGATAATCCTATTGCTGTATTGAATCAAGACATATCAAGAACTTTCCTGGTATCCTCCAAAtctgaagaaaaatatgaactCTTTATGAAAGCAACATTCTTAGATATAATTGGTAATAATTACAAAGAAGCTGAATTAACGTGCCAAGAGGAATATGGAAAGCTACAACAGTACAATGAG ACTTTGTCTGAAGCAAGAAACGAAGTGGAGCAacttaaagaaaatataaagagaGCAGAGGGAATTGATAAATTGCGCGATGAAGTCGTTAATCTTGATAAGGAATTACTTTGGGCCATT gCCAtaagggaggaaaaaaaattacaaaaagttGAGGAAGTTTTCAAACATTGTGAGAATAGTTTAAAAGAACTTCAAGATTCTGAATCATCTACTGAAGcaaaagaggaagaaataaataagaaaattca AACATTGGAGCAAGAAATAAAACAAGCAGAGCATGAAATTAATAGTAGTTCTGAAGCGTATAATAAAGTGAGACAAAAGCACTCTGTAAATAAAGATACGCATGCCACTAAAGTACACGAGTGGCGTAGCAtacaaagtaaaataaaacgaTTTGAGGACGATATTAAGATGAttcaaaaagaaatacaaCGATTAGAAAG cgGTGACAATGCAGAGcagaataaaagaaacgaaatgaaacAACAATTGgcaaattttcaagaaaagcTAAACGAGGTGGAAGCATTATTACGGACTAAGAAAACTTACAAAATGCAATTAGAAAGTGATGAAATGCGTCTTctaaaagaaattcaaagttcAAAGCTTGAAATTAACAGTTGTGAAAATCGTATGC aaaaaattaaacgagAATTAAGTGCAAGGAAACAGTGTTCTGATAATGCATTGACCGTATTCGGTCGACATATACCACGTTTATTGAGAAGAATCGATGAAGAGCATGCTAGCGGACAGTTTAAAGAAAAACCACGCGGACCTCTCG gaaaatacataaaaataaaagatccAACGTGGGCTCCCGCGGTGGAAAATTATTTAGGAAGTGATACTTTCACTACATTCTGTGTAGATAATAGTTACGATGCCAAAGTattaaatagaattatgaAAGAAATCTACCTGAACGATAAAACACCGCAGATCATATGCAGTAAATTTTATCATAAA GTTCATGATGTTGGTGCTCATTGTACTTATTCACCAAATTATTCTAATCTCTTAAACATAATGGATATATCAGATCCGGTTGTTGCCAATTGTTTAATTGATCAACGCGAAGTTGAATGTGTCATGTTAATTCCAACTAGTACAGAAGCAGCTGATATAATGTCAGACTCATCTAAAGTACCACGAAATTGTAAAAGAGCTTTCACTCAACAAGGTGACACTTTTTATCCGGATCCACATTATAGGACCTACGGCGGACCACGTTATTTAAAATCGAAATTTCTTCAAGTTTCTGTTAGAGATACAATCAA TGCATTGGAAGAAGAGATTTCTACTGTAGAGAATGAAAAACAAATGGCGATGCAATCATATGGCACACTTGTTGAAAAACAGAAACGTATAAGAGCCGAGTTAATATCTGTCAGcgaaaatattacaaaactTAATGCTAATCAGAATCGGTGCAAGGCATCGATTAATGACctaaaagaagaaattgaatCGAACGAAACCGCCTCTATCGCTTTATTT AAAAGTGAGTTAAACGAGTTAGAGAAAAAGTTACAGGAAGGGAAATGTGAAGAATCgcgtttaaatgaaaatgttgTTGAACTTCAAAAAACTGTCGAACGTTTAGAAGAAGAAGTCAAACGTTGTAGAGAGACGAGACAGAGTTTAGATTCAAAAGTTAATAATTTGCGGGAgaatataaaagaattaataaatgaGAAAGAAGAGATGCATGCAAAATTTCAGCACGCTGCAAAAAGGTTGCAGGCATTGCAGCAAGCTTTACAAAATGCAACAGCGGATTTTGAAAGGCAGCAGAGATGCACCAAAAAGGCGGTATCCGATGCTGCAGCTCAATgcgaaaaaataaatactgaCAG GTCAGTTAGTGAACTCGAAAGATCGTCGAAAGAATTAAAAGCGAAAATTCGTCAAATAGAATTGCAGTTTGGAACTATAGATAAATTACGCAAGGaattgaaacaaaaagaagcaaaatttgggaaaaatttacaattgaTTTCTAAAATGGATATAAGTTATAAA TTACAACTAAAACGACTGGAAGAACGAAAGCAATCGTTTTCTGAAATGAAACATATGTACGGAAAAAACATTCAAAGATCATTTTCAAATGTACTCGCTTTGCGAAATAAGAAG GGTACCATAAACATTGATCACGGACGAAAAAAACTTGAACTTGAAGTGCACTctcaaaatgataataaaaaaccAATAAATGATGCAAGATCATTGTCGGGCGGCGAAAGGTCGTATTCGACTGTTGCTTTCATTTTAGCACTCTGGGACTGTACCGGTTTACCCTTTTACTTTCTTGATGAATTTGACGTTTTTATG gATAAAGTAAATCGACGAGTTATAATGGACATTCTTTTGGATCATGCAAAAACACATCCACAAAGTCAATTTGTATTTCTAACCCCATTAGATACATCTAATGTTCTTAAAGAGGATCACATAACGATCCATCA gTTAGCAGAACCAGAGAGGGTAGGGTAA
- the LOC114875225 gene encoding LOW QUALITY PROTEIN: uncharacterized protein LOC114875225 (The sequence of the model RefSeq protein was modified relative to this genomic sequence to represent the inferred CDS: inserted 6 bases in 5 codons; deleted 5 bases in 4 codons; substituted 1 base at 1 genomic stop codon) — translation MSDSGDHVKYKWTPESTALLVSVWSDRQVQKQLEYAAKPQLIWESIARYMKKKGYNVSGKQCRSRMKQVLVCYREAKRAGTRAGVEQYYESIDRVLKNKRMEGNNMNGIDTVDATMNVKSPSKDAKTNKNLQTRYKYQEPIQSFHRTEALSPTWTLTRENEYPDSPESNETVIARPYRVFSPTRDVAINTGEQLTQAIGKPIQRNYLSEEPVRATYKQNFSSNYGYGEIPYQNTVQNVQNQIIQENMQQNQMIQENMQQNPNLQRICMHNQPNMLVNNLNHPQNFNHCLTSQSMDVPVQIRPAMVQNPNLEHIILQQNQLQQVNNRAMPQEPKKVTFGHNVTSTYQQQYGNLLTHMPVVVNAKQTGSLSPDYSPDVSQNLNDAFCQSKSTEETDNLNETYNNTYKCQSFXRYKTPDVSVITNNATCNDDSLLELLINSPTPSEIDNKSKDTAVNTDDIPYVPLRKKKVQKLEQLVLSAINSQNEVVNKILTAQNDMVTKFLDIDRDRQNRLENRLDDLLKVIHNSAQMKQGSEVDIGLPQVPPAPPEPMITSLVPPPKPGVAPPKLDLVPPKPCRVPCTMPNSNIELINQNPIATRPGVVHPXTSPVKKPGTIWSKLGPVSQSPFVKAQQRLGFQSVSNMDTITQFPAERRIARELDKGMDTETLLYETKNXLRSREGIRRKIENARREAAIESTXSARRKLFTXREPTTAMILTAASWRTRCRVLEQEFANSYDRNDXNMKNTDDDLLAGQGESYDRCGIKYRPNYVTSEPCNTSTPAKLGPFLYNNNGTSAPPKQTIQQLAQLVMNTGRWKDTVVPSEQRNGRYGNQINAQEHQDTRPVACNRTFTLPENRIPSRESQMKTDENHIQDWINKANDPRAPYGSSSNVTNQKPNFPVGFTTTMLDTGGLKNRDSNTETNKPIGFNSNTVPYRKQSVRFMDDLAELQRMYFETVYKQQQMNDSLPYVVGNDHMLSFQNQQMIEKYTHEVKQKRQSKDTDSDNDEEFLDTTASMPPVVSHRGSLTSTGTVSTENAHSIKFPKPDNCVIS, via the exons ATGAGCGATTCTGGAGATCATGTTAAATACAAATGGACCCCTGAAAGTACTGCATTGTTAGTATCAGTATGGTCAGATAGACAAGTGCAAAAACAACTTGAATATGCTGCAAAACCGCAGCTCATTTGGGAAAGTATTGCACGgtatatg aaaaaaaaaggatataACGTTTCTGGTAAACAATGTCGATCCCGTATGAAACAAGTTCTGGTCTGTTACCGTGAAGCTAAGAGAGCTGGTACTCGAGCTGGGGTAGAACAATATTATGAATCGATAGATAGAGTTCTGAAGAATAAACGTATGGAAGGAAATAACATGAACGGTATAGACACTGTAG ATGCAACAATGAATGTGAAGTCTCCGTCTAAAGATGCAAAAACAAACAAGAATTTGCAAACAAGATATAAATATCAAGAGCCTATACAATCATTCCATCGTACGGAAGCGCTATCACCCACTTGGACATTAACAC GTGAAAATGAATATCCAGATTCTCCTGAATCGAACGAAACTGTAATAGCTCGACCATATAGGGTTTTCTCTCCTACAAGAGATGTAGCTATTAATACTGGTGAACAATTGACTCAGGCAATTGGTAAACCAATCCAGCGTAATTATCTGTCGGAAGAACCGGTACGAGCAACTTACAAACAAAACTTTTCATCTAATTACGGGTACGGAGAAATACCCTACCAGAATACAGTACAAAATGTGCAGAATCAAATAATTCAAGAGAACATGCAGCAGAATCAAATGATTCAAGAGAATATGCAACAGAATCCCAATTTACAACGAATCTGTATGCATAATCAACCGAATATGTTGGTAAATAATCTAAATCATCCGCAAAATTTTAATCACTGCTTAACAAGCCAGTCTATGGATGTTCCCGTACAAATTAGACCAGCAATGGTACAAAATCCTAATTTAGAACATATAATTCTACAACAAAATCAATTACAACAAGTAAATAATCGTGCGATGCCTCAGGAGCCTAAAAAAGTCACGTTTGGACACAATGTAACAAGCACGTATCAACAACAGTATGGCAATTTATTAACTCACATGCCTGTTGTAGTGAATGCAAAACAAACCGGCTCGTTATCCCCGGATTATTCACCAGATGTATCTCAGAATTTAAACGATGCTTTCTGTCAGTCAAAAAGTACCGAGGAAACAGATAACTTAAACGAAACTTATAACAATACGTACAAGTGCCAATCCT AACGGTACAAAACTCCTGATGTTTCTGTAATAACCAACAACGCGACATGTAACGACGACAGCTTATTAgaacttttaataaattcaccgACTCCATCGGAAATTGATAATAAATCTAAGGATACTGCTGTTAACACGGATGATATTCCATACGTTCCAttaaggaaaaagaaagtacAAAAATTAGAGCAACTTGTGTTAAGTGCTATTAATTCTCAAAACGAAGTTGTTAATAAG ATCCTTACTGCGCAAAATGATATGGTAACAAAATTCTTAGATATAGACAGAGATCGCCAGAACAGACTTGAGAACCGTTTAGATGATCTGTTAAAGGTAATTCATAATTCTGCACAAATGAAACAAGGTTCAGAGGTAGATATTGGACTACCTCAGGTGCCTCCAGCACCACCAGAGCCTATGATAACATCTTTGGTACCTCCTCCAAAACCAGGGGTTGCTCCTCCAAAATTAGATTTGGTGCCCCCAAAACCATGTCGCGTGCCTTGTACGATGCCTAATTCTAATATTGAATTAATCAATCAAAATCCCATAGCCACTAGGCCTGGTGTAGTT CACCCATAAACCAGTCCAGTAAAGAAGCCTGGCACTATATGGTCAAAATTAGGACCGGTATCACAGTCCCCTTTCGTGAAAGCACAGCAACGTTTAGGCTTTCAG TCTGTCTCGAATATGGATACTATCACTCAGTTCCCTGCAGAAAGGCGCATAGCTAGAGAACTGGACAAGGGTATGGATACAGAGACTCTATTGTACGAGACGAAAAA TCTTAGAAGCAGAGAAGGAATTAGAAGGAAGATAGAGAATGCTCGTCGCGAAGCAGCAATTGAGTCAA TAAGCGCCCGTAGGAAATTATTCA CAAGAGAGCCGACTACAGCGATGATACTGACCGCAGCTTCTTGGAGAACGAGATGTCGGGTTCTGGAGCAAGAATTTGCGAATTCTTATGATAGAAAtg gaaatatgaaaaataccGATGATGATTTATTAGCAGGACAAGGGGAAAGCTATGACCGTTGCGGCATTAAGTATCGACCTAATTATGTAACTAGCGAACCTTGTAATACATCTACACCGGCTAAACTGGGACCGTTtcta tataataataatggaaCATCTGCACCACCGAAACAGACGATCCAGCAGTTGGCTCAGCTTGTAATGAATACAGGAAGGTGGAAAGATACCGTTGTGCCAAGCGAACAACGAAACGGTAGATATGGAAATCAGATAAATGCACAGGAACATCAGGATACGCGTCCCGTTGCTTGCAATAGGACATTCACTTTGCCAGAAAACAGAATTCCATCGAGAGAAAGTCAAATGAAAACTGATGAAAATCATATACAAGATTGGATAAACAAGGCAAATGATCCCAGAGCGCCGTATGGTTCTTCGTCCAATGTAACAAATCAGAAGCCTAATTTTCCTGTAGGTTTTACAACCACGATGTTGGATACTGGAGGTTTAAAGAACAGGGATTCAAATACTGAAACGAATAAACCGATTGGGTTCAATAGTAACACTGTACCGTATCGTAAACAAAGTGTACGGTTCATGGATGATTTGGCTGAATTACAAAGGATGTACTTTGAAACGGTTTACAAACAGCAGCAAATGAATGATAGTTTACCTTACGTAGTGGGTAATGATCATATGCTTTCGTTTCAGAATCAGCAAATGATTGAGAAATACACCCATGAGGTGAAACAAAAGAGACAGTCTAAAGATACTGACTCTGACAATGATGAAGAGTTTTTGGATACTACTGCCAGTATGCCTCCAGTTGTTTCCCATCGAGGTTCCCTCACCTCAACTGGTACGGTATCTACGGAAAACGCACATTCCATTAaatttccaaaaccagataaTTGTGTGATAAGTTAA